A genomic window from Streptomyces sp. WMMC940 includes:
- a CDS encoding outer membrane protein assembly factor BamB family protein produces MTQPPQPAKQPGEQPNQPAKQLGEQPDQSPQQPSGQPPQQANPPQQQPAQPPPGGFGAPQDPAPGLAGGNPTPGGFGAPTTPPQPGYGYPQTPPGQPPGYGYPQAPGLPAQPMGRQPYGYGSPGQSTQPPYGPQPGGPGGKKPNTQMQIIIAAVVAVVLIIGAGVWYAAAKGDDERGNAKGSSRGADGGKDKALGGGKEKAPSNPAAKVAFQLPQPKVTDVTDVSGSWVTDSLYVKTGINSVVGHDLTTGTVKWTLPLPGQVCAASRHATADHKTAIAFEPAKRKPPRNYEKCTEVGAIDLTTGKLLWSKSATGSGDDKARFNEVTLSGGTVAAGGTDGGAAFDLATGAVRWKPQVNAENCYDMGYGGGPALVAARKCGDYGSQYVVIQSLNAQTGAPVSSYKMPTGVEYASIVSTKPLVVAADVGDTAGDGSGISDFFVVDEKTGKLKVKISADADRFAARCGSTEVETCRHIVVGNNRLYLPTEEHEGSGEYGDTNEIVSFDLTTGKPTADKADAGDRYTISPLRMDGGNLIAYKRPPYDKGGQIVSIDGGTFKQTVLLEIPSDESVREAESSFSEDYSEILYADGRLFISETMLSKRSGSASRQEYLVLSLSTN; encoded by the coding sequence ATGACGCAACCACCCCAGCCCGCGAAGCAGCCGGGCGAGCAGCCGAACCAGCCCGCGAAGCAGCTGGGCGAGCAGCCGGACCAGTCGCCGCAACAGCCGTCCGGACAGCCCCCGCAGCAGGCCAACCCGCCCCAGCAGCAGCCTGCGCAGCCTCCGCCCGGCGGCTTCGGCGCGCCGCAGGACCCTGCCCCCGGCCTCGCTGGTGGGAACCCCACGCCCGGCGGCTTCGGCGCGCCCACCACGCCGCCGCAGCCCGGTTACGGCTATCCGCAGACGCCGCCCGGTCAGCCCCCCGGTTACGGCTACCCGCAGGCACCGGGCCTCCCGGCGCAGCCGATGGGCCGACAGCCCTACGGCTACGGCTCCCCCGGGCAGTCCACCCAGCCGCCGTACGGCCCGCAGCCGGGTGGCCCCGGCGGCAAGAAGCCGAACACCCAGATGCAGATCATCATCGCCGCGGTCGTCGCCGTGGTGCTGATCATCGGCGCGGGCGTCTGGTACGCCGCGGCCAAGGGCGACGACGAGCGCGGCAACGCCAAGGGCTCCAGCCGGGGCGCGGACGGCGGCAAGGACAAGGCCCTCGGCGGCGGCAAGGAGAAGGCGCCGTCCAACCCGGCGGCCAAGGTGGCCTTCCAGCTGCCCCAGCCGAAGGTCACCGACGTCACCGACGTGAGCGGCTCGTGGGTCACGGACTCGCTGTACGTCAAGACCGGCATCAACTCCGTCGTCGGACACGACCTCACCACGGGCACGGTGAAGTGGACCCTTCCGCTTCCCGGCCAGGTGTGCGCCGCCTCGCGCCACGCCACGGCCGACCACAAGACGGCCATCGCCTTCGAGCCCGCCAAGCGCAAGCCGCCCCGGAACTACGAGAAGTGCACTGAGGTCGGCGCGATCGACCTCACCACCGGCAAGCTGCTGTGGAGCAAGTCGGCCACGGGGTCCGGTGACGACAAGGCCCGCTTCAACGAGGTCACCCTCAGCGGCGGTACCGTCGCCGCGGGCGGCACCGACGGCGGAGCGGCGTTCGACCTCGCCACCGGCGCCGTCCGGTGGAAGCCCCAGGTGAACGCCGAGAACTGCTACGACATGGGCTACGGCGGAGGTCCCGCCCTCGTGGCGGCCCGCAAGTGCGGCGACTACGGCAGCCAGTACGTCGTCATCCAGTCCCTGAACGCGCAGACCGGCGCGCCGGTCTCCTCGTACAAGATGCCCACGGGCGTGGAGTACGCGAGCATCGTGTCCACCAAGCCCCTGGTGGTCGCCGCCGACGTCGGCGACACCGCCGGGGACGGCAGCGGCATCTCGGACTTCTTCGTCGTCGACGAGAAGACCGGCAAGCTGAAGGTCAAGATCTCCGCCGACGCCGACCGGTTCGCCGCACGCTGCGGCTCCACCGAGGTCGAGACCTGCCGGCACATCGTCGTCGGCAACAACCGCCTGTACCTGCCCACCGAGGAGCACGAGGGCAGCGGGGAGTACGGCGACACCAACGAGATCGTGTCCTTCGACCTGACCACGGGCAAGCCGACCGCCGACAAGGCGGACGCCGGGGACCGGTACACGATCTCGCCGCTGCGGATGGACGGCGGCAACCTCATCGCCTACAAGCGGCCCCCGTACGACAAGGGCGGGCAGATCGTCAGCATCGACGGCGGCACCTTCAAGCAGACGGTGCTGCTGGAGATCCCGTCCGACGAGTCCGTCCGAGAGGCGGAGTCCAGTTTCAGCGAGGACTACTCGGAGATCCTCTACGCCGACGGACGGCTGTTCATCTCCGAGACCATGCTCAGCAAGCGGAGCGGATCGGCCTCGCGACAGGAGTACCTGGTGCTCTCCCTGAGCACGAACTGA